A region from the Nocardioides coralli genome encodes:
- a CDS encoding histone-like nucleoid-structuring protein Lsr2, whose product MAQKVNIVLVDDLDGSEASETVTFGLDGTTYEIDLNEKNAGKLRDALSGYVGHARKVTSGRGRRSRASAAASSGPSARELRDWARSNGYEVSDRGRVPAEVREAFEAAH is encoded by the coding sequence ATGGCCCAGAAGGTCAACATCGTCCTGGTCGACGACCTCGACGGCAGCGAGGCGTCCGAGACCGTCACCTTCGGGCTCGACGGGACGACGTACGAGATCGACCTGAACGAGAAGAACGCCGGGAAGCTCCGCGACGCCCTCTCGGGATACGTCGGTCACGCACGCAAGGTGACCTCCGGGCGCGGGCGCCGCTCCCGCGCCAGCGCCGCCGCCTCCTCCGGTCCGAGCGCGCGCGAGCTGCGTGACTGGGCCCGCTCCAACGGCTACGAGGTCTCCGACCGTGGTCGGGTGCCCGCCGAGGTCCGGGAGGCCTTCGAAGCCGCCCACTGA
- a CDS encoding WXG100 family type VII secretion target: MYGEPSRIREVAERLERRADQLRAEADELHSASETVSWVSVAADRMRDQARERRDELRRVARDYDEAAERVRAHADEVQRLLDLIATIERQVRDIVSEAASRVRAALAAVADGIKDALTPGDEEDRRLAETPTPPPGHKDWLDMPDVVPGVRL; encoded by the coding sequence ATGTACGGAGAGCCCAGCAGGATCCGCGAGGTGGCCGAGCGGCTCGAGCGTCGCGCCGACCAGCTGCGGGCCGAGGCCGACGAGCTCCACTCCGCCAGCGAGACCGTCAGCTGGGTCTCCGTCGCCGCCGACCGGATGCGCGACCAGGCACGCGAGCGCCGTGACGAGCTGCGCCGGGTTGCCCGCGACTACGACGAGGCCGCCGAGCGGGTGCGTGCCCACGCCGACGAGGTGCAGCGTCTGCTCGACCTGATCGCCACGATCGAGCGCCAGGTGCGGGACATCGTCAGCGAGGCGGCGAGCAGGGTCCGTGCTGCCCTCGCTGCCGTCGCCGACGGCATCAAGGACGCGCTCACCCCCGGCGACGAGGAGGACCGGCGGCTGGCGGAGACACCCACGCCACCGCCGGGACACAAGGACTGGCTCGACATGCCCGACGTGGTGCCGGGGGTCCGGCTGTGA
- a CDS encoding L-aspartate oxidase — protein sequence MTPAIPARLVAPEPGWTETADVVVIGSGIAGLTAALRLHGQVGRILVVTKDVLDAGSTQWAQGGIAAALGPGDTPAQHERDTLVAGAGACDREAVRVLVTEGPAAVHELISWGAVFDHTDGALSLTREGGHHRDRIAHAGGDATGAEIQRALIAAVEQAPEIEVIQHALAVDLLTDADGAVAGVTVHVLGEGQVDGVGQLRCRAVVLASGGLGQVFSQSTNPAVATGDGMALALRAGATLRDLEFVQFHPTVMWLGAHSRGQQPLISEAVRGEGAFLVDDQGRRVMEGVHPLADLAPRDVVAKAITRRMNQTGKPHLWLDARHLGADFWARRFPTILATAREHGVDPVTEPIPVAPAQHYASGGVATDLWGRAGVPGLYATGEVACSGVHGANRLASNSLLEGLVFSRRIAEVLPGELRDWTEPAPDRRPAGLVPGTVRRPLQQTMTAEVGVLRSAEGMKSAVADLEALASERSTEPGPDAWETSNLLTVSRALTEAAALRQETRGSHWREDHPERDDDRWAGHVDVVLRDGELVPSFHPSPATDGGPA from the coding sequence ATGACACCGGCGATCCCCGCCCGCCTCGTCGCGCCCGAACCGGGGTGGACGGAGACGGCGGACGTCGTCGTCATCGGCTCCGGCATCGCCGGGCTCACCGCCGCCCTGCGCCTCCACGGTCAGGTGGGGCGGATCCTCGTCGTCACCAAGGACGTGCTCGACGCCGGTTCCACCCAATGGGCGCAGGGGGGCATCGCGGCCGCGCTCGGGCCCGGTGACACACCGGCGCAGCACGAGCGCGACACCCTGGTCGCCGGTGCCGGTGCCTGTGACCGAGAGGCCGTGCGGGTCCTCGTCACCGAGGGACCGGCCGCGGTCCACGAGCTGATCAGCTGGGGTGCGGTCTTCGACCACACCGACGGCGCACTCTCCCTGACCCGCGAGGGTGGTCACCACCGGGACCGGATCGCTCACGCCGGCGGCGACGCCACCGGCGCGGAGATCCAGCGGGCCCTCATCGCGGCCGTCGAGCAGGCACCGGAGATCGAGGTCATCCAGCACGCGCTCGCGGTCGACCTGCTCACCGACGCCGACGGCGCGGTCGCCGGTGTCACCGTCCACGTCCTTGGGGAGGGGCAGGTCGACGGCGTCGGGCAGCTCCGCTGCCGGGCCGTGGTGCTCGCCAGCGGCGGGCTCGGACAGGTCTTCTCGCAGAGCACCAACCCCGCGGTGGCCACCGGTGACGGGATGGCCCTAGCGCTCCGGGCCGGCGCCACCCTGCGCGACCTCGAGTTCGTGCAGTTCCACCCGACCGTGATGTGGCTGGGTGCGCACTCCCGTGGCCAGCAGCCACTGATCTCCGAGGCGGTCCGCGGCGAGGGAGCCTTCCTCGTCGACGACCAGGGCCGGCGGGTGATGGAGGGCGTCCACCCGCTCGCCGATCTCGCGCCCCGCGACGTCGTCGCGAAGGCCATCACGCGACGCATGAACCAGACCGGCAAGCCGCACCTGTGGCTGGACGCCCGCCACCTCGGCGCCGACTTCTGGGCACGACGTTTCCCGACCATCCTCGCGACAGCGCGCGAGCACGGCGTCGACCCCGTGACGGAGCCGATCCCGGTCGCGCCGGCGCAGCACTACGCCTCCGGCGGGGTCGCCACCGACCTGTGGGGCCGTGCCGGCGTACCCGGCCTCTACGCCACCGGAGAGGTCGCCTGCAGCGGTGTCCACGGCGCCAACCGGCTCGCCTCCAACTCGCTGCTCGAGGGCCTGGTCTTCAGCCGACGGATCGCGGAGGTGCTTCCCGGCGAGCTGCGCGACTGGACGGAGCCCGCCCCCGACCGGCGCCCGGCAGGCCTGGTGCCGGGCACGGTGCGGCGGCCCCTCCAGCAGACGATGACCGCGGAGGTCGGGGTGCTGCGGTCCGCGGAGGGCATGAAGTCGGCGGTCGCCGACCTCGAGGCGCTCGCCTCCGAACGCTCGACCGAGCCCGGTCCGGACGCCTGGGAGACCAGCAACCTGCTGACGGTCAGCCGGGCGCTGACGGAGGCCGCGGCGCTGCGGCAGGAGACCCGCGGCTCCCACTGGCGAGAGGACCACCCCGAGCGGGACGACGACCGCTGGGCCGGTCACGTCGACGTCGTCCTGCGGGACGGGGAGCTCGTTCCCTCGTTCCACCCGAGCCCCGCGACCGACGGAGGCCCCGCATGA
- the nadC gene encoding carboxylating nicotinate-nucleotide diphosphorylase gives MRFHTRLPRRLTLELEEAGLDVSEVVDHALRALQEDLPGDGDVDTTSEATVPEDAQAVGELNARESGVVAGLGVAEVALRLVMGDAVAVERLPDGTAVTAGDRVMTAAGPTRGLLTAERTALNFASHLSGIATATARWVAALEGTGARVLDTRKTLPGMRALQKYAVRCGGGLNHRFSLADMAMVKDNHVVAAGGVVPAYEAVRKHHPDLPVEVEVTDLDQLRELLAAGCDRILLDNMSSAVMAEAVRITAGRATLEASGGLTLERAREVAETGVDLISVGALTHSVTVFDLGLDLVEP, from the coding sequence ATGAGGTTCCACACCCGCCTGCCCCGCCGCCTGACGCTCGAGCTCGAGGAGGCCGGTCTCGACGTCAGCGAGGTCGTCGACCACGCGCTGCGCGCGCTGCAGGAGGACCTGCCCGGCGACGGTGACGTCGACACCACCAGCGAGGCCACCGTCCCCGAGGACGCGCAGGCCGTCGGCGAGCTCAACGCCCGCGAGTCCGGGGTCGTCGCGGGTCTCGGGGTCGCCGAGGTCGCGCTCCGGCTCGTGATGGGTGACGCCGTGGCCGTCGAGCGCCTCCCCGATGGCACCGCAGTCACAGCCGGAGACCGGGTGATGACCGCCGCTGGGCCCACCCGCGGGCTGCTGACGGCCGAGCGGACCGCCCTCAACTTCGCCAGCCACCTGTCCGGCATCGCCACCGCGACCGCGCGGTGGGTGGCGGCGCTCGAGGGGACCGGCGCGCGCGTCCTGGACACCCGCAAGACGTTGCCGGGGATGCGGGCGCTGCAGAAGTACGCGGTGCGGTGCGGCGGTGGCCTCAACCACCGGTTCTCGCTCGCCGACATGGCGATGGTCAAGGACAACCACGTGGTCGCCGCGGGTGGGGTCGTGCCGGCGTACGAAGCCGTGCGCAAGCACCACCCCGACCTCCCGGTTGAGGTGGAGGTCACCGACCTCGACCAGCTCCGGGAGCTGCTGGCCGCCGGCTGCGACCGGATCCTGCTGGACAACATGAGCAGCGCGGTGATGGCCGAGGCGGTCCGGATCACCGCCGGCCGCGCCACGCTCGAGGCGTCCGGCGGCCTCACCCTCGAGCGGGCCCGCGAGGTCGCCGAGACCGGCGTCGACCTCATCTCCGTCGGTGCCCTCACGCACTCCGTGACGGTCTTCGACCTCGGGCTGGACCTGGTGGAGCCATGA
- the disA gene encoding DNA integrity scanning diadenylate cyclase DisA: MSGTVRTDEQLRLRATLASIAPGTALRDGLERILRGRTGALIVLGHDRAVDAICTGGFTLDVPFTATGLRELAKMDGAIVVDGDVTQIIRAATHLMPDHTIPSEETGTRHRTADRVARQTGFPVISVSQSMQIIAAYVGETRHVLEDSGQILSRANQALATLERYKLRLDEVSSTLSALEIEDLVTVRDVAVVAQRLEMVTRIAREIEDYVLELGTDGRLLSLQLEELVTGVDMERELVVRDYLPAARGSQDPDHYLAQLEALSPTELVDPAAAARALGLGTGEHLDGAVAPRGYRLLAKVPRLPQSVVVRLVDHFGNLQKLLSAGIEDLQTVDGVGELRARSVREGLSRLAESTILERYV, encoded by the coding sequence GTGTCTGGCACGGTTCGCACCGACGAGCAGCTCCGGCTGCGCGCGACCCTGGCGTCGATCGCGCCCGGCACCGCGCTGCGCGACGGCCTCGAGCGCATCCTCCGGGGTCGCACCGGCGCGCTGATCGTTCTGGGCCACGACCGGGCCGTCGACGCCATCTGCACCGGCGGCTTCACCCTCGACGTGCCGTTCACCGCCACCGGGCTGCGCGAGCTGGCCAAGATGGACGGCGCGATCGTCGTCGACGGCGACGTCACCCAGATCATCCGCGCTGCCACCCACCTCATGCCCGACCACACCATCCCGTCGGAGGAGACCGGCACCCGCCACCGCACGGCCGACCGTGTCGCGAGGCAGACCGGGTTCCCGGTGATCTCGGTGTCTCAGTCGATGCAGATCATCGCGGCGTACGTCGGCGAGACCCGGCACGTGCTGGAGGACTCCGGCCAGATCCTGTCGCGCGCCAACCAGGCCCTCGCCACCCTCGAGCGCTACAAGCTGCGGCTCGACGAGGTCAGCAGCACCCTCTCCGCGCTGGAGATCGAGGACCTCGTGACGGTCCGTGACGTCGCCGTGGTCGCACAGCGGCTGGAGATGGTGACGCGGATCGCCCGCGAGATCGAGGACTACGTGCTCGAGCTCGGCACCGACGGCCGGCTGCTGTCGCTGCAGCTCGAGGAGCTCGTCACCGGGGTCGACATGGAGCGGGAGCTGGTCGTGCGCGACTACCTGCCGGCGGCCCGGGGCAGCCAGGATCCCGACCACTACCTCGCCCAGCTCGAGGCGCTCTCGCCGACCGAGCTGGTCGACCCGGCTGCTGCCGCCCGTGCCCTGGGTCTCGGCACCGGCGAGCACCTCGACGGCGCGGTGGCCCCCCGCGGCTACCGGTTGCTGGCCAAGGTCCCGCGGCTGCCGCAGTCGGTCGTGGTCAGGCTGGTCGACCACTTCGGCAACCTGCAGAAGCTGCTCTCGGCGGGGATCGAGGACCTGCAGACCGTCGACGGGGTCGGCGAGCTGCGCGCCCGCAGCGTCCGCGAGGGTCTCTCCCGCCTGGCCGAGTCCACGATCCTCGAGCGGTACGTCTGA
- a CDS encoding type III pantothenate kinase, whose amino-acid sequence MTGPVLAADIGNSHTVLGLVTDGRVHDEWRVATDARRSADEWLVLLRGLVGDHLAGICGIAVCSTVPAVLHEWRDLVTRHFGEVSHVIVEPGVRTGIPVRTDNPREVGADRILNALAAATDVGGPAIVVDFGGTATIVDVVDSRGQYVGGAIAPGIELSLEALGSRGAQLRRVELQRPRTVVARNTVEALQSGIVFGVASQVEGLVARMISELDVPTEEVSVISTGHLAPVVVDECGCFTHHLPGLTLRGLELAFRRNAR is encoded by the coding sequence ATGACCGGACCGGTCCTCGCCGCCGACATCGGCAACAGCCACACGGTGCTGGGCCTGGTCACCGACGGCAGGGTGCACGACGAGTGGCGGGTCGCCACCGACGCCCGCCGGTCGGCCGACGAGTGGCTGGTGCTGCTGCGCGGCCTGGTGGGTGACCACCTGGCCGGGATCTGCGGCATCGCCGTGTGCTCGACGGTGCCGGCCGTCCTCCACGAGTGGCGCGACCTGGTCACCCGCCACTTCGGGGAGGTGTCGCACGTCATCGTCGAGCCGGGCGTGCGCACCGGCATCCCCGTCCGGACCGACAACCCGCGCGAGGTGGGCGCCGACCGCATCCTCAACGCGCTCGCGGCCGCCACCGACGTGGGCGGCCCCGCGATCGTCGTCGACTTCGGGGGGACCGCCACCATCGTCGACGTGGTCGACAGCCGCGGGCAGTACGTCGGCGGCGCCATCGCCCCGGGCATCGAGCTCTCGCTGGAGGCCCTGGGGAGTCGCGGCGCGCAGCTGCGGCGGGTGGAGCTGCAGCGGCCACGCACCGTCGTCGCCCGCAACACCGTCGAGGCGCTCCAGTCGGGCATCGTCTTCGGGGTCGCCAGCCAGGTCGAGGGGCTCGTGGCGCGGATGATCAGCGAGCTCGACGTCCCGACCGAGGAGGTGAGCGTGATCAGCACCGGGCACCTCGCGCCGGTCGTCGTCGACGAGTGCGGCTGCTTTACGCACCACCTCCCCGGGCTGACCCTGCGCGGCCTCGAGCTGGCCTTCCGGCGCAACGCGCGCTGA
- a CDS encoding A/G-specific adenine glycosylase translates to MDDLHAPLLRWYDEHARELPWRGPSATPWSIMVSEYMLQQTPVARVLPVHEAWLDRWPTPADLAADSTGEAVRMWGRLGYPRRALRLHAAATAIVERHDGEVPASLEELRSLQGVGDYTAAAIAVFAFGRRHAVLDTNVRRVLARLRAGVELPPVSVTAAERQRADDLLPPDDAAAATWSIGLMELGALVCTARRPRCDQCPVAGACAWRAAGYPAYDGPPRPGQAWAGTDRQCRGRLLGVVRDADGPVHASALDLAWSEAEQRSRCLAALVADGLLARDGDAYRLP, encoded by the coding sequence ATGGACGATCTGCACGCGCCGCTGCTGCGGTGGTACGACGAGCATGCGCGGGAGCTGCCCTGGCGCGGGCCCTCGGCGACCCCGTGGTCGATCATGGTGTCGGAGTACATGCTCCAGCAGACGCCGGTCGCCCGGGTGCTGCCGGTGCACGAGGCGTGGCTCGACCGGTGGCCGACCCCGGCCGACCTCGCCGCCGACTCCACCGGCGAGGCGGTCCGCATGTGGGGCCGGCTCGGCTACCCGCGCCGGGCGTTGCGGCTCCACGCTGCCGCGACCGCGATCGTCGAGCGCCACGACGGCGAGGTGCCAGCCAGCCTCGAGGAGCTGCGGTCGCTGCAGGGCGTGGGCGACTACACCGCAGCCGCGATCGCGGTCTTCGCGTTCGGCCGACGGCACGCCGTGCTGGACACCAACGTGCGGCGAGTGCTCGCGCGGCTGCGCGCCGGCGTGGAGCTGCCACCGGTGTCGGTGACTGCCGCGGAGCGACAGCGAGCCGACGACCTGCTGCCCCCGGACGACGCCGCGGCCGCCACGTGGTCGATCGGTCTCATGGAGCTCGGGGCGCTCGTCTGCACGGCCCGGCGCCCACGGTGCGACCAGTGCCCCGTCGCCGGGGCCTGCGCGTGGCGGGCGGCCGGCTACCCGGCGTACGACGGGCCGCCACGGCCGGGGCAGGCCTGGGCCGGCACCGACCGGCAGTGCCGGGGGCGGTTGCTGGGTGTGGTGCGCGACGCCGACGGGCCGGTGCATGCGAGCGCGCTCGACCTCGCGTGGAGCGAGGCCGAGCAGCGCTCACGGTGCCTGGCGGCGCTCGTCGCGGACGGACTGCTCGCCCGCGACGGCGACGCCTACCGGCTGCCCTGA
- the panD gene encoding aspartate 1-decarboxylase: MLRTMMKSKIHRATVTQADLHYVGSVTVDEDLLDAADLLPGELVHIVDVTNGARLETYTIAGERGSGVLGINGAAARLVHPGDVVILIGYGQMDTEEARSFQPRVVFVDADNAVMATGHDPAETFDDPALTRGDMIAR; encoded by the coding sequence ATGCTGCGGACCATGATGAAGAGCAAGATCCACCGCGCCACCGTCACCCAGGCCGACCTCCACTACGTCGGGTCGGTCACGGTGGACGAGGACCTCCTCGATGCCGCCGACCTGCTGCCCGGGGAGCTGGTCCACATCGTCGACGTCACCAACGGCGCGCGGCTGGAGACCTACACGATCGCGGGCGAGCGCGGCTCGGGGGTGCTGGGCATCAACGGGGCGGCGGCCCGGTTGGTCCACCCCGGGGACGTCGTGATCCTCATCGGCTACGGCCAGATGGACACCGAGGAGGCGCGGTCCTTCCAGCCGCGCGTGGTCTTCGTCGACGCCGACAACGCGGTCATGGCCACGGGGCACGACCCCGCGGAGACCTTCGACGACCCGGCGCTCACCCGGGGTGACATGATCGCCCGATGA
- a CDS encoding GPI inositol-deacylase — MADGTPEMPELRVSGGAGGIDARYDDLERLGRLYGDTGGRLVAMAWDDKLEAADGDLVASAILSPDSFAAAEAAILEATYGPRGLVVRAATIEAQSVCFVACVELYRTADRARHAALETLHYGLGFAIGVNLPTVLLAGGLAYGGLRMSGVSDAELIAHLEDHPELLETLVGGGGGLLDGMAANPLTAPVMGALGLDGFHADTGAAADDLGALLFGDYRGALDQGYPEDVFAYDAPRDLGDLVEDLSQPADDTVPDGVISVQQLTRADGTVSWIVQLPGTDDFLAEDAIRNMGSNLNLIAGDDTAYGDAVALALAEAGVEADAPVMLVGHSQGGMQAAGLAADPDFGYHVTHVVTAGSPVATSGIPDEVTVLSLENTGDVVPLLDGESNPDTARHVTVQADVHGGSFGAGPGQNHSLSVYGDIADAADASTDPSVEAVLGSMRQQGFLAEEGDQVQTVTRSYQTRLGEQLRPAEIRDPLAMAGNLLP, encoded by the coding sequence ATGGCCGACGGGACGCCTGAGATGCCCGAGCTGCGCGTCAGCGGTGGGGCCGGCGGCATCGATGCCCGCTACGACGACCTCGAGCGGCTGGGTCGGCTCTACGGCGACACCGGTGGTCGCCTGGTGGCCATGGCCTGGGACGACAAGCTCGAGGCGGCTGACGGAGACCTGGTCGCCTCCGCGATCCTCTCCCCCGACAGCTTCGCCGCCGCGGAGGCAGCCATCCTCGAGGCGACCTACGGTCCGCGCGGGCTGGTGGTGCGCGCCGCGACGATCGAGGCGCAGAGCGTGTGCTTCGTCGCCTGCGTCGAGCTCTACCGGACTGCCGACCGGGCTCGTCACGCCGCCCTCGAGACCCTCCACTACGGGCTCGGGTTCGCCATCGGGGTCAACCTGCCGACAGTGCTGCTCGCGGGCGGTCTCGCCTACGGCGGCCTGCGGATGAGTGGGGTCAGCGACGCCGAGCTGATCGCACACCTGGAGGACCACCCCGAGCTGCTGGAGACGCTCGTCGGTGGTGGCGGGGGGCTGCTCGACGGGATGGCGGCCAACCCGCTCACTGCGCCGGTGATGGGTGCCCTCGGCCTCGACGGGTTCCACGCCGACACCGGAGCCGCGGCCGACGACCTGGGGGCTCTCCTCTTCGGCGACTACCGTGGCGCCCTCGACCAGGGCTACCCCGAGGACGTGTTCGCCTACGACGCCCCTCGCGACCTGGGTGACCTCGTCGAGGACCTGTCGCAGCCGGCTGACGACACCGTGCCCGACGGCGTGATCTCGGTGCAGCAGCTGACCCGTGCTGACGGGACGGTCAGCTGGATCGTCCAGCTCCCCGGCACGGACGACTTCCTGGCCGAGGACGCGATCCGCAACATGGGCTCCAACCTCAACCTGATCGCCGGCGACGACACCGCCTACGGCGACGCCGTGGCCCTCGCCCTTGCCGAGGCGGGAGTGGAGGCGGACGCCCCGGTCATGCTCGTCGGCCACTCCCAGGGCGGCATGCAGGCGGCCGGCCTGGCTGCCGACCCGGACTTCGGCTACCACGTCACCCACGTCGTGACGGCGGGATCGCCCGTCGCCACCTCCGGGATCCCTGACGAAGTGACGGTGCTCTCGCTCGAGAACACCGGAGACGTGGTTCCCCTCCTCGACGGCGAGTCGAACCCCGACACCGCCCGCCACGTCACCGTGCAGGCCGACGTCCACGGCGGCAGCTTCGGGGCCGGGCCCGGCCAGAACCACTCCCTGTCGGTCTACGGCGACATCGCCGACGCCGCGGACGCGAGCACCGACCCCTCGGTCGAGGCCGTGCTCGGCAGCATGCGGCAGCAGGGCTTCCTCGCCGAGGAGGGCGACCAGGTGCAGACGGTGACGCGGTCCTACCAGACCCGGCTGGGCGAACAGCTCCGCCCGGCCGAGATTCGCGACCCCCTCGCCATGGCGGGCAACCTGCTGCCGTGA
- a CDS encoding ATP-dependent Clp protease ATP-binding subunit — translation MFERFTDRARRVVVLAQEEARMLSHNYIGTEHILLGLIHEGEGVAAKALESLDISLEAVRAQVEEIIGQGQQAPSGHIPFTPRAKKVLELSLREALQLGHSYIGTEHILLGLIREGEGVAAQVLQKLGADLNRVRQQVIQLLSGFQGKESASAGAQTGGSGGDAPSSSLVLDQFGRNLTQDAREGKLDPVIGREQEIERVMQILSRRTKNNPVLIGEPGVGKTTIVEGLAQDIMRGNVPETLKDKQIYTLDLGALVAGSRYRGDFEERLKKVLKEIRTRGDIVLFIDEIHTLVGAGAAEGAIDAASILKPMLARGELQTIGATTLDEYRKYLEKDAALERRFQPIQVAEPSIAHTIEMLKGLRDRYEAHHRVTITDEALVSAATLADRYISDRFLPDKAIDLIDEAGSRLRIRRMTAPADLREFDEQIAEVRQRKEGAIDGQDFEAAARLRDEEKQLIARRSEREKQWRAGDMDEVAEVDEELIAEVLAVATGIPIVKLSEEESSRLLKMEDELHKRVIGQEEAVKALSRAIRRTRAGLKDPKRPGGSFIFAGPSGVGKTWLSKSLAEFLFGDEDALIQLDMSEFSEKHTVSRLFGSPPGYVGYEEGGQLTEKVRRKPFSVVLFDEVEKAHPDIFNSLLQILEEGRLTDSQGRVVDFKNTVIIMTTNLGTRDIAKGVNLGFQQSGDAAGSYERMKNKVQEELKQHFRPEFLNRVDEVIVFPPLSQEQIISMVDNMIGAVETRLKDRDMKIELTQNAKNLLAERGFDPVLGARPLRRTVQREVEDVLAEKMLYGEVGPGQIVLVDVEGEGATATFTFEGQKMGDLPDLPPFETADVEAGAEPDEGPDDSDSGSDVPKS, via the coding sequence ATGTTCGAGCGGTTCACCGACCGAGCCCGACGAGTGGTGGTGCTGGCCCAGGAAGAGGCCCGCATGCTGTCCCACAACTACATCGGGACCGAGCACATCCTGCTCGGCCTGATCCACGAGGGCGAGGGCGTGGCGGCCAAGGCGCTGGAGAGCCTCGACATCTCCCTGGAGGCGGTGCGCGCCCAGGTCGAGGAGATCATCGGCCAGGGCCAGCAGGCACCCTCCGGACACATCCCCTTCACCCCGCGCGCCAAGAAGGTGCTGGAGCTCTCCCTGCGGGAGGCGCTGCAGCTCGGCCACTCCTACATCGGCACCGAGCACATCCTGCTCGGCCTGATCCGGGAGGGCGAGGGCGTGGCCGCCCAGGTGCTCCAGAAGCTCGGCGCCGACCTCAACCGGGTGCGTCAGCAGGTGATCCAGCTCCTCTCCGGCTTCCAGGGCAAGGAGTCCGCCAGCGCCGGCGCCCAGACCGGTGGCTCCGGCGGCGACGCGCCGTCCTCCTCGCTCGTGCTCGACCAGTTCGGCCGCAACCTCACCCAGGACGCGCGTGAGGGCAAGCTCGACCCCGTCATCGGGCGCGAGCAGGAGATCGAGCGGGTCATGCAGATCCTGTCCCGCCGTACCAAGAACAACCCCGTGCTCATCGGCGAGCCGGGCGTCGGCAAGACCACCATCGTCGAGGGTCTCGCGCAGGACATCATGCGCGGCAACGTCCCGGAGACGCTGAAGGACAAGCAGATCTACACCCTCGACCTCGGCGCGCTGGTCGCCGGGTCGCGCTACCGCGGTGACTTCGAGGAGCGCCTCAAGAAGGTGCTCAAGGAGATCCGCACCCGCGGCGACATCGTGCTCTTCATCGACGAGATCCACACGCTGGTCGGCGCCGGTGCGGCCGAGGGAGCCATCGACGCCGCCAGCATCCTCAAGCCGATGCTGGCCCGCGGTGAGCTCCAGACCATCGGCGCCACGACGCTCGACGAGTACCGCAAGTACCTCGAGAAGGACGCCGCCCTCGAGCGCCGGTTCCAGCCGATCCAGGTCGCCGAGCCCTCGATCGCGCACACCATCGAGATGCTCAAGGGCCTGCGTGACCGTTACGAGGCCCACCACCGCGTCACCATCACCGACGAGGCCCTGGTGAGCGCGGCGACCCTCGCCGACCGCTACATCTCCGACCGGTTCCTGCCCGACAAGGCCATCGACCTCATCGACGAGGCCGGGTCGCGGCTGCGGATCCGGCGGATGACGGCGCCGGCCGACCTGCGCGAGTTCGACGAGCAGATCGCCGAGGTCCGCCAGCGCAAGGAGGGCGCGATCGACGGGCAGGACTTCGAGGCCGCCGCCCGGCTGCGCGACGAGGAGAAGCAGCTCATCGCCCGCCGGTCCGAGCGCGAGAAGCAGTGGCGTGCCGGCGACATGGACGAGGTCGCCGAGGTCGACGAGGAGCTGATCGCCGAGGTGCTCGCCGTGGCGACCGGCATCCCGATCGTGAAGCTGTCGGAGGAGGAGTCGAGCCGGCTGCTCAAGATGGAGGACGAGCTCCACAAGCGCGTCATCGGCCAGGAAGAGGCCGTGAAGGCGCTCAGCCGCGCCATCCGGCGTACCCGCGCCGGCCTGAAGGACCCCAAGCGTCCCGGTGGGTCGTTCATCTTCGCCGGCCCCTCCGGCGTCGGGAAGACGTGGTTGTCGAAGTCGCTCGCCGAGTTCCTCTTCGGCGACGAGGACGCGCTGATCCAGCTCGACATGAGCGAGTTCAGCGAGAAGCACACCGTCTCGCGGCTCTTCGGCTCGCCCCCGGGCTACGTCGGCTACGAGGAGGGGGGCCAGCTCACCGAGAAGGTGCGCCGCAAGCCGTTCTCGGTCGTGCTCTTCGACGAGGTCGAGAAGGCGCACCCCGACATCTTCAACAGCCTGCTCCAGATCCTGGAGGAGGGTCGGCTGACCGACTCGCAGGGCCGGGTTGTCGACTTCAAGAACACCGTCATCATCATGACCACCAACCTCGGCACCCGCGACATCGCGAAGGGCGTCAACCTCGGCTTCCAGCAGTCCGGGGACGCCGCGGGGTCCTACGAGCGGATGAAGAACAAGGTGCAGGAGGAGCTCAAGCAGCACTTCCGTCCCGAGTTCCTCAACCGTGTCGACGAGGTCATCGTGTTCCCGCCGCTGTCGCAGGAGCAGATCATCTCGATGGTGGACAACATGATCGGCGCGGTCGAGACCCGGCTGAAGGACCGCGACATGAAGATCGAGCTCACCCAGAACGCCAAGAACCTGCTGGCGGAACGGGGCTTCGACCCCGTGCTGGGTGCCCGTCCCCTGCGCCGCACCGTGCAGCGCGAGGTCGAGGACGTGCTCGCCGAGAAGATGCTCTACGGCGAGGTCGGGCCCGGTCAGATCGTGCTCGTCGACGTCGAGGGGGAGGGCGCCACGGCGACCTTCACCTTCGAGGGGCAGAAGATGGGCGACCTGCCCGACCTGCCGCCCTTCGAGACGGCCGACGTCGAGGCCGGCGCCGAGCCCGACGAGGGTCCTGACGACTCCGACAGCGGGTCCGACGTCCCGAAGTCCTGA